One genomic window of Pseudomonas aeruginosa includes the following:
- a CDS encoding alpha/beta fold hydrolase encodes MLILLPDFIGHPSCFRGLLARLGATDCRLVDYHRLDAYASIEALASQVLDGLAEEPDWLIGYSFGGLVGYEMTRQLPASRLLMIDSHLPWPALRRMPPSEQYQRWLSAEMREWIALMSELGELREEVLLRNVELFGRWQPRHRLARASWVRCRDDAGRDPAAERWCDLIERLDTFPCERPHHLALQDPAVIDFIVHTVSKESVQ; translated from the coding sequence ATGCTGATCCTGCTGCCTGACTTCATCGGCCACCCGAGCTGCTTCCGCGGGCTGCTGGCACGCCTCGGCGCAACGGACTGCCGGCTGGTCGACTACCACCGGCTGGATGCCTACGCCAGCATCGAAGCCCTCGCCAGCCAGGTACTCGACGGCCTGGCGGAAGAACCGGACTGGCTGATCGGCTATTCCTTCGGCGGCCTGGTCGGCTACGAGATGACCCGCCAGTTGCCGGCCAGCCGCCTGCTGATGATCGACAGCCACCTGCCCTGGCCGGCCCTGCGGCGAATGCCGCCGAGCGAGCAATACCAGCGCTGGCTGAGCGCCGAGATGCGCGAATGGATCGCCCTGATGAGCGAGCTTGGCGAACTGCGCGAAGAGGTCCTGCTGCGCAATGTCGAGCTGTTCGGCCGCTGGCAGCCCCGCCATCGCCTCGCCCGCGCCAGCTGGGTGCGTTGCCGGGACGACGCCGGCCGCGACCCGGCCGCCGAACGCTGGTGCGACCTGATCGAGCGGCTCGACACCTTCCCCTGCGAGCGTCCGCACCACCTGGCCCTGCAGGACCCGGCGGTGATCGATTTCATCGTCCACACCGTCAGCAAGGAGTCCGTCCAATGA